Proteins encoded together in one Coffea arabica cultivar ET-39 chromosome 2c, Coffea Arabica ET-39 HiFi, whole genome shotgun sequence window:
- the LOC113725666 gene encoding diphosphomevalonate decarboxylase 2 isoform X1: MAEKKSWVLMVTAQTPTNIAVIKYWGKRDESLILPINDSISVTLDPSHLCTTTTVAVSPGFTHDRMWLNGKEISLSGGRYQNCLREIRSRASDVEDEKKGIKIAKKDWENLHLHIASYNNFPTAAGLASSAAGFACLVYSLAKLMNVKEDNSQLSAIARQGSGSACRSLYGGFVKWIMGKDDNGSDSIAVQLVDEKHWDELVILIAVVSSRQKETSSTSGMRETVETSPLVLHRAKEVVPKRVVEMEEAIKSRNFPAFARLTCSDSNQFHAVCLDTSPPIFYMNDTSHRIISCVEKWNRSEGTPQVAYTFDAGPNAVLIARNRKVAALLLQRLLFHFPPQSDADLNSYIVGDKSVLMDAGIQDLKDVEALPPPPEIKDNVPTQKFKGDVSYFICTRPGRGPVLLTEESQALLNPETGLPK, translated from the exons ATGGCTGAGAAGAAATCATGGGTTCTGATGGTGACTGCCCAGACGCCCACCAATATAGCCGTCATTAAGTACTGGGGGAAGAGGGACGAGTCGTTGATCCTCCCCATCAATGACAGCATCAGCGTCACCCTTGATCCTTCCCACCTCTGCACCACCACCACCGTCGCCGTCAGCCCCGGCTTCACCCACGATCGCATGTGGCTCAATGGCAAA GAAATATCACTCTCCGGAGGCAGATATCAAAATTGTTTGAGAGAAATTCGATCTCGAGCTAGTGACGTTGAGGATGAGAAGAAGGGTatcaaaattgcaaaaaaagATTGGGAAAACCTGCATTTGCACATTGCGTCTTACAATAATTTCCCTACTGCTGCTGGATTGGCTTCCTCAGCTGCTGGCTTTGCCTGCCTTG TTTATTCGCTTGCAAAGTTAATGAACGTGAAAGAAGATAATAGTCAACTTTCTGCTATAGCCAG GCAAGGTTCCGGAAGTGCTTGTCGCAGCTTGTATGGTGGATTTGTCAAGTGGATCATGGGAAAA GATGACAATGGAAGTGATAGCATTGCCGTTCAGCTTGTGGATGAGAAGCATTGGGATGAACTTGTTATTCTCATTGCAGTG GTAAGTTCGCGGCAGAAGGAAACTAGTAGCACCAGTGGAATGCGTGAGACAGTTGAAACAAGTCCTCTTGTACTGCACAGAGCAAAG GAAGTAGTGCCTAAACGTGTAGTTGAGATGGAAGAAGCCATAAAAAGTCGTAATTTTCCAGCATTTGCTCGTCTGACTTGTTCAGACAGTAATCAGTTCCATGCCGTCTGTCTGGATACAAGTCCCCCTATATTCTACATGAATGACACATCTCATAG GATAATCAGCTGTGTTGAGAAATGGAATCGCTCTGAGGGAACACCTCAG GTGGCTTATACTTTTGATGCGGGTCCAAATGCAGTTCTAATAGCTCGCAACAGGAAAGTTGCAGCCCTTCTGCTTCAAAGACTGCTCTTTCATTTCCCACCACAGTCCGATGCAGATCTAAACAG CTATATTGTTGGCGATAAATCAGTTCTAATGGATGCTGGCATTCAAGACCTGAAAGATGTGGAAGCATTGCCTCCACCTCCAGAAATCAAGGATAACGTTCCCACCCAAAAATTCAAAGGAGATGTAAGCTACTTCATTTGTACAAGACCCGGTAGAGGTCCAGTTTTGCTTACAGAGGAAAGTCAAGCTCTCCTAAACCCTGAAACTGGCTTGCCCAAGTAA
- the LOC113725666 gene encoding diphosphomevalonate decarboxylase 1 isoform X2 produces MKEISLSGGRYQNCLREIRSRASDVEDEKKGIKIAKKDWENLHLHIASYNNFPTAAGLASSAAGFACLVYSLAKLMNVKEDNSQLSAIARQGSGSACRSLYGGFVKWIMGKDDNGSDSIAVQLVDEKHWDELVILIAVVSSRQKETSSTSGMRETVETSPLVLHRAKEVVPKRVVEMEEAIKSRNFPAFARLTCSDSNQFHAVCLDTSPPIFYMNDTSHRIISCVEKWNRSEGTPQVAYTFDAGPNAVLIARNRKVAALLLQRLLFHFPPQSDADLNSYIVGDKSVLMDAGIQDLKDVEALPPPPEIKDNVPTQKFKGDVSYFICTRPGRGPVLLTEESQALLNPETGLPK; encoded by the exons ATGAAG GAAATATCACTCTCCGGAGGCAGATATCAAAATTGTTTGAGAGAAATTCGATCTCGAGCTAGTGACGTTGAGGATGAGAAGAAGGGTatcaaaattgcaaaaaaagATTGGGAAAACCTGCATTTGCACATTGCGTCTTACAATAATTTCCCTACTGCTGCTGGATTGGCTTCCTCAGCTGCTGGCTTTGCCTGCCTTG TTTATTCGCTTGCAAAGTTAATGAACGTGAAAGAAGATAATAGTCAACTTTCTGCTATAGCCAG GCAAGGTTCCGGAAGTGCTTGTCGCAGCTTGTATGGTGGATTTGTCAAGTGGATCATGGGAAAA GATGACAATGGAAGTGATAGCATTGCCGTTCAGCTTGTGGATGAGAAGCATTGGGATGAACTTGTTATTCTCATTGCAGTG GTAAGTTCGCGGCAGAAGGAAACTAGTAGCACCAGTGGAATGCGTGAGACAGTTGAAACAAGTCCTCTTGTACTGCACAGAGCAAAG GAAGTAGTGCCTAAACGTGTAGTTGAGATGGAAGAAGCCATAAAAAGTCGTAATTTTCCAGCATTTGCTCGTCTGACTTGTTCAGACAGTAATCAGTTCCATGCCGTCTGTCTGGATACAAGTCCCCCTATATTCTACATGAATGACACATCTCATAG GATAATCAGCTGTGTTGAGAAATGGAATCGCTCTGAGGGAACACCTCAG GTGGCTTATACTTTTGATGCGGGTCCAAATGCAGTTCTAATAGCTCGCAACAGGAAAGTTGCAGCCCTTCTGCTTCAAAGACTGCTCTTTCATTTCCCACCACAGTCCGATGCAGATCTAAACAG CTATATTGTTGGCGATAAATCAGTTCTAATGGATGCTGGCATTCAAGACCTGAAAGATGTGGAAGCATTGCCTCCACCTCCAGAAATCAAGGATAACGTTCCCACCCAAAAATTCAAAGGAGATGTAAGCTACTTCATTTGTACAAGACCCGGTAGAGGTCCAGTTTTGCTTACAGAGGAAAGTCAAGCTCTCCTAAACCCTGAAACTGGCTTGCCCAAGTAA
- the LOC113725668 gene encoding uncharacterized protein isoform X1, with protein MITRYLLPLPKLKSPGVAYHVGSCPPFLHQLSYHHRRPAKLRPSFWAPPPLPRSRPCGLAIASSDFCQVFGPGDAVGMTQSVASPPTTRLGSNLMTHGVKPPPLTSACTYASVYQSSVMIKTIIPLLFVGFLAWILQSIRPPPPRICGSPGGPPITGPRIKLRDGRHLAYKEHGVSKELARYKVVLVHGFGSSRHEAEIATAEAVQELGIYFVSFDRPGYGESDPDPKRSFRSLALDIEELADQLELGSKFFVIGFSMGGQVAWGCLKYISHRLAGAALVCPVINYWWPGFPSNLSTEAYYQQLPQDQWALRVAHYTPWLTYWWNTQKLFPSSSVISGRPKLSRRDLEIISKLADRQSQTEYVTQQGEFESFHRDMIVGFGKVEFDPMDLKNPFADGEGSVHLWHGDEDGLVPVALQRYIAEKLPWIRYHEIPNAGHLLVLDNKEAILKELFTV; from the exons ATGATCACCCGTTATCTCTTGCCACTGCCCAAACTAAAATCTCCAGGAGTAGCTTATCACGTCGGATCTTGTCCACCATTTCTTCATCAGCTAAGCTACCATCATCGACGACCAGCCAAGCTACGGCCCAGCTTCTgggctcctcctcctcttcctcgCAGTCGTCCCTGTGGACTGGCGATTGCCTCCTCCGacttttgccaagtttttgGCCCAGGAGACGCCGTTGGAATGACCCAATCCGTAGCCTCCCCACCAACAACACGGTTGGGGTCCAATCTCATGACCCATGGGGTCAAACCCCCACCCTTGACATCAGCTTGTACGTATGCATCAGTATACCAATCGTCAG TGATGATTAAAACAATTATACCATTGTTGTTTGTCGGATTTCTAGCATGGATACTTCAGTCCATCCGGCCTCCACCTCCTCGCATCTGTGGCTCCCCCGGAGGTCCACCAATCACAGGACCTAGAATTAAACTTAGGGATGGGAGACATTTGGCTTATAAGGAGCATGGTGTTTCCAAAGAATTGGCGAGGTACAAGGTTGTATTGGTTCATGGCTTTGGGTCTAGCAGGCATGAGGCAGAAATTGCGACAGCG GAGGCAGTTCAAGAACTTGGGATCTACTTTGTATCTTTTGATAGACCGGGTTATGGAGAAAGTGATCCTGATCCAAAGCGATCTTTTAGAAGTCTAGCACTAGATATAGAGGAGCTTGCTGATCAATTGGAACTCGGATCCAAATTTTTTGTCATTGGGTTTTCCATGGGTGGACAAGTGGCTTGGGGTTGCCTCAAGTACATCTCTCACCG GTTAGCTGGAGCAGCATTGGTTTGTCCAGTGATCAATTACTGGTGGCCTGGCTTCCCGTCAAATTTATCAACTGAAGCATACTATCAACAGTTACCACAGGATCAATGGGCTCTTCGAGTTGCCCATTACACCCCATGGCTCACCTACTGGTGGAACACGCAGAAATTGTTTCCATCCTCCAGTGTCATATCCGGAAGGCCCAAGCTTTCTCGCCGAGACTTGGAAATTATATCCAAGCTTGCAGATAGACAATCTCAAACG GAATACGTAACACAACAAGGAGAATTTGAATCCTTCCATAGGGACATGATAGTTGGATTTGGCAAGGTTGAATTTGATCCTATGGATCTTAAGAACCCTTTTGCTGACGGCGAAGGCTCAGTTCACTTGTGGCACGGTGACGAAGATGGCCTCGTGCCCGTTGCATTGCAGCGTTACATTGCTGAAAAGCTTCCGTGGATTCGCTACCATGAGATACCAAACGCCGGGCATTTGCTTGTGCTTGACAATAAAGAGGCCATCCTAAAAGAGCTTTTCACTGTCTGA
- the LOC113725668 gene encoding uncharacterized protein isoform X2, with product MITRYLLPLPKLKSPGVAYHVGSCPPFLHQLSYHHRRPAKLRPSFWAPPPLPRSRPCGLAIASSDFCQVFGPGDAVGMTQSVASPPTTRLGSNLMTHGVKPPPLTSALMIKTIIPLLFVGFLAWILQSIRPPPPRICGSPGGPPITGPRIKLRDGRHLAYKEHGVSKELARYKVVLVHGFGSSRHEAEIATAEAVQELGIYFVSFDRPGYGESDPDPKRSFRSLALDIEELADQLELGSKFFVIGFSMGGQVAWGCLKYISHRLAGAALVCPVINYWWPGFPSNLSTEAYYQQLPQDQWALRVAHYTPWLTYWWNTQKLFPSSSVISGRPKLSRRDLEIISKLADRQSQTEYVTQQGEFESFHRDMIVGFGKVEFDPMDLKNPFADGEGSVHLWHGDEDGLVPVALQRYIAEKLPWIRYHEIPNAGHLLVLDNKEAILKELFTV from the exons ATGATCACCCGTTATCTCTTGCCACTGCCCAAACTAAAATCTCCAGGAGTAGCTTATCACGTCGGATCTTGTCCACCATTTCTTCATCAGCTAAGCTACCATCATCGACGACCAGCCAAGCTACGGCCCAGCTTCTgggctcctcctcctcttcctcgCAGTCGTCCCTGTGGACTGGCGATTGCCTCCTCCGacttttgccaagtttttgGCCCAGGAGACGCCGTTGGAATGACCCAATCCGTAGCCTCCCCACCAACAACACGGTTGGGGTCCAATCTCATGACCCATGGGGTCAAACCCCCACCCTTGACATCAGCTT TGATGATTAAAACAATTATACCATTGTTGTTTGTCGGATTTCTAGCATGGATACTTCAGTCCATCCGGCCTCCACCTCCTCGCATCTGTGGCTCCCCCGGAGGTCCACCAATCACAGGACCTAGAATTAAACTTAGGGATGGGAGACATTTGGCTTATAAGGAGCATGGTGTTTCCAAAGAATTGGCGAGGTACAAGGTTGTATTGGTTCATGGCTTTGGGTCTAGCAGGCATGAGGCAGAAATTGCGACAGCG GAGGCAGTTCAAGAACTTGGGATCTACTTTGTATCTTTTGATAGACCGGGTTATGGAGAAAGTGATCCTGATCCAAAGCGATCTTTTAGAAGTCTAGCACTAGATATAGAGGAGCTTGCTGATCAATTGGAACTCGGATCCAAATTTTTTGTCATTGGGTTTTCCATGGGTGGACAAGTGGCTTGGGGTTGCCTCAAGTACATCTCTCACCG GTTAGCTGGAGCAGCATTGGTTTGTCCAGTGATCAATTACTGGTGGCCTGGCTTCCCGTCAAATTTATCAACTGAAGCATACTATCAACAGTTACCACAGGATCAATGGGCTCTTCGAGTTGCCCATTACACCCCATGGCTCACCTACTGGTGGAACACGCAGAAATTGTTTCCATCCTCCAGTGTCATATCCGGAAGGCCCAAGCTTTCTCGCCGAGACTTGGAAATTATATCCAAGCTTGCAGATAGACAATCTCAAACG GAATACGTAACACAACAAGGAGAATTTGAATCCTTCCATAGGGACATGATAGTTGGATTTGGCAAGGTTGAATTTGATCCTATGGATCTTAAGAACCCTTTTGCTGACGGCGAAGGCTCAGTTCACTTGTGGCACGGTGACGAAGATGGCCTCGTGCCCGTTGCATTGCAGCGTTACATTGCTGAAAAGCTTCCGTGGATTCGCTACCATGAGATACCAAACGCCGGGCATTTGCTTGTGCTTGACAATAAAGAGGCCATCCTAAAAGAGCTTTTCACTGTCTGA
- the LOC113725668 gene encoding uncharacterized protein isoform X4: MITRYLLPLPKLKSPGVAYHVGSCPPFLHQLSYHHRRPAKLRPSFWAPPPLPRSRPCGLAIASSDFCQVFGPGDAVGMTQSVASPPTTRLGSNLMTHGVKPPPLTSASWILQSIRPPPPRICGSPGGPPITGPRIKLRDGRHLAYKEHGVSKELARYKVVLVHGFGSSRHEAEIATAEAVQELGIYFVSFDRPGYGESDPDPKRSFRSLALDIEELADQLELGSKFFVIGFSMGGQVAWGCLKYISHRLAGAALVCPVINYWWPGFPSNLSTEAYYQQLPQDQWALRVAHYTPWLTYWWNTQKLFPSSSVISGRPKLSRRDLEIISKLADRQSQTEYVTQQGEFESFHRDMIVGFGKVEFDPMDLKNPFADGEGSVHLWHGDEDGLVPVALQRYIAEKLPWIRYHEIPNAGHLLVLDNKEAILKELFTV; this comes from the exons ATGATCACCCGTTATCTCTTGCCACTGCCCAAACTAAAATCTCCAGGAGTAGCTTATCACGTCGGATCTTGTCCACCATTTCTTCATCAGCTAAGCTACCATCATCGACGACCAGCCAAGCTACGGCCCAGCTTCTgggctcctcctcctcttcctcgCAGTCGTCCCTGTGGACTGGCGATTGCCTCCTCCGacttttgccaagtttttgGCCCAGGAGACGCCGTTGGAATGACCCAATCCGTAGCCTCCCCACCAACAACACGGTTGGGGTCCAATCTCATGACCCATGGGGTCAAACCCCCACCCTTGACATCAGCTT CATGGATACTTCAGTCCATCCGGCCTCCACCTCCTCGCATCTGTGGCTCCCCCGGAGGTCCACCAATCACAGGACCTAGAATTAAACTTAGGGATGGGAGACATTTGGCTTATAAGGAGCATGGTGTTTCCAAAGAATTGGCGAGGTACAAGGTTGTATTGGTTCATGGCTTTGGGTCTAGCAGGCATGAGGCAGAAATTGCGACAGCG GAGGCAGTTCAAGAACTTGGGATCTACTTTGTATCTTTTGATAGACCGGGTTATGGAGAAAGTGATCCTGATCCAAAGCGATCTTTTAGAAGTCTAGCACTAGATATAGAGGAGCTTGCTGATCAATTGGAACTCGGATCCAAATTTTTTGTCATTGGGTTTTCCATGGGTGGACAAGTGGCTTGGGGTTGCCTCAAGTACATCTCTCACCG GTTAGCTGGAGCAGCATTGGTTTGTCCAGTGATCAATTACTGGTGGCCTGGCTTCCCGTCAAATTTATCAACTGAAGCATACTATCAACAGTTACCACAGGATCAATGGGCTCTTCGAGTTGCCCATTACACCCCATGGCTCACCTACTGGTGGAACACGCAGAAATTGTTTCCATCCTCCAGTGTCATATCCGGAAGGCCCAAGCTTTCTCGCCGAGACTTGGAAATTATATCCAAGCTTGCAGATAGACAATCTCAAACG GAATACGTAACACAACAAGGAGAATTTGAATCCTTCCATAGGGACATGATAGTTGGATTTGGCAAGGTTGAATTTGATCCTATGGATCTTAAGAACCCTTTTGCTGACGGCGAAGGCTCAGTTCACTTGTGGCACGGTGACGAAGATGGCCTCGTGCCCGTTGCATTGCAGCGTTACATTGCTGAAAAGCTTCCGTGGATTCGCTACCATGAGATACCAAACGCCGGGCATTTGCTTGTGCTTGACAATAAAGAGGCCATCCTAAAAGAGCTTTTCACTGTCTGA
- the LOC113725668 gene encoding uncharacterized protein isoform X3: MITRYLLPLPKLKSPGVAYHVGSCPPFLHQLSYHHRRPAKLRPSFWAPPPLPRSRPCGLAIASSDFCQVFGPGDAVGMTQSVASPPTTRLGSNLMTHGVKPPPLTSACTYASVYQSSAWILQSIRPPPPRICGSPGGPPITGPRIKLRDGRHLAYKEHGVSKELARYKVVLVHGFGSSRHEAEIATAEAVQELGIYFVSFDRPGYGESDPDPKRSFRSLALDIEELADQLELGSKFFVIGFSMGGQVAWGCLKYISHRLAGAALVCPVINYWWPGFPSNLSTEAYYQQLPQDQWALRVAHYTPWLTYWWNTQKLFPSSSVISGRPKLSRRDLEIISKLADRQSQTEYVTQQGEFESFHRDMIVGFGKVEFDPMDLKNPFADGEGSVHLWHGDEDGLVPVALQRYIAEKLPWIRYHEIPNAGHLLVLDNKEAILKELFTV; encoded by the exons ATGATCACCCGTTATCTCTTGCCACTGCCCAAACTAAAATCTCCAGGAGTAGCTTATCACGTCGGATCTTGTCCACCATTTCTTCATCAGCTAAGCTACCATCATCGACGACCAGCCAAGCTACGGCCCAGCTTCTgggctcctcctcctcttcctcgCAGTCGTCCCTGTGGACTGGCGATTGCCTCCTCCGacttttgccaagtttttgGCCCAGGAGACGCCGTTGGAATGACCCAATCCGTAGCCTCCCCACCAACAACACGGTTGGGGTCCAATCTCATGACCCATGGGGTCAAACCCCCACCCTTGACATCAGCTTGTACGTATGCATCAGTATACCAATCGTCAG CATGGATACTTCAGTCCATCCGGCCTCCACCTCCTCGCATCTGTGGCTCCCCCGGAGGTCCACCAATCACAGGACCTAGAATTAAACTTAGGGATGGGAGACATTTGGCTTATAAGGAGCATGGTGTTTCCAAAGAATTGGCGAGGTACAAGGTTGTATTGGTTCATGGCTTTGGGTCTAGCAGGCATGAGGCAGAAATTGCGACAGCG GAGGCAGTTCAAGAACTTGGGATCTACTTTGTATCTTTTGATAGACCGGGTTATGGAGAAAGTGATCCTGATCCAAAGCGATCTTTTAGAAGTCTAGCACTAGATATAGAGGAGCTTGCTGATCAATTGGAACTCGGATCCAAATTTTTTGTCATTGGGTTTTCCATGGGTGGACAAGTGGCTTGGGGTTGCCTCAAGTACATCTCTCACCG GTTAGCTGGAGCAGCATTGGTTTGTCCAGTGATCAATTACTGGTGGCCTGGCTTCCCGTCAAATTTATCAACTGAAGCATACTATCAACAGTTACCACAGGATCAATGGGCTCTTCGAGTTGCCCATTACACCCCATGGCTCACCTACTGGTGGAACACGCAGAAATTGTTTCCATCCTCCAGTGTCATATCCGGAAGGCCCAAGCTTTCTCGCCGAGACTTGGAAATTATATCCAAGCTTGCAGATAGACAATCTCAAACG GAATACGTAACACAACAAGGAGAATTTGAATCCTTCCATAGGGACATGATAGTTGGATTTGGCAAGGTTGAATTTGATCCTATGGATCTTAAGAACCCTTTTGCTGACGGCGAAGGCTCAGTTCACTTGTGGCACGGTGACGAAGATGGCCTCGTGCCCGTTGCATTGCAGCGTTACATTGCTGAAAAGCTTCCGTGGATTCGCTACCATGAGATACCAAACGCCGGGCATTTGCTTGTGCTTGACAATAAAGAGGCCATCCTAAAAGAGCTTTTCACTGTCTGA